In Vibrio bathopelagicus, the following are encoded in one genomic region:
- the glyS gene encoding glycine--tRNA ligase subunit beta, whose product MAKNFLIELGTEELPPTALRSLAEAFASNFEAGLKTAELSHEGIKWYAAPRRLALKVTALAEGQADKVVEKRGPAISVAFDAEGNATKAAQGWARGNCITVEQADRLKTDKGEWLLFKQEVAGKPVQELVMDIAAKALAGLPIPKAMRWGNSDIQFIRPVKTLTVLLGDELVEGKILGVASARTIRGHRFMGEQEFTIDSADQYPAILEERGKVMADYDARKAIILADAKKAADAVGGIADLEDDLVEEVTSLVEWPVVLTAKFEQEFLKVPSEALVYTMKGDQKYFPVYDAEKNLLPNFIFVSNIESKEPRHVIEGNEKVVRPRLADAEFFFNTDRKRPLIDRLAELDQAIFQKQLGTIKDKTDRITELAGYIAEQIDADVEKSKRAGLLAKCDLMTSMVFEFTDTQGVMGMHYATHDGEDEQVALALYEQYMPRFAGDTLPSTGISSAVAMADKLDTIVGIFGIGQAPKGSDPFALRRASLGVLRIIVENGYNLDLTDLIGKAKELLGDKLTNDNVEADVIDFMLGRFRAWYQDAGFSVDIIQAVLARRPTKPADFDQRVKAVSHFRELEAAEALAAANKRVGNILAKFDGELPAEIDLTLLQEDAEKALAENVEVMTEALEPAFATGNYQEALSKLADLREPVDAFFDNVMVMADDEALKKNRLTLLNNLRNLFLQIADISLLQK is encoded by the coding sequence ATGGCGAAGAATTTTCTAATTGAACTGGGTACGGAAGAGCTTCCACCAACAGCACTTCGTTCTCTAGCAGAAGCCTTTGCTTCTAACTTTGAAGCGGGCCTTAAAACTGCTGAGCTTTCTCACGAAGGCATCAAGTGGTACGCAGCACCTCGTCGTCTAGCACTTAAAGTGACTGCACTGGCTGAAGGCCAAGCAGACAAAGTGGTTGAGAAGCGCGGTCCTGCAATTTCTGTGGCATTCGATGCTGAAGGCAACGCGACTAAGGCTGCACAAGGTTGGGCTCGTGGTAACTGTATTACTGTTGAGCAAGCTGACCGTCTGAAAACAGACAAAGGCGAGTGGCTTCTTTTCAAACAAGAAGTGGCTGGCAAACCAGTTCAAGAATTGGTGATGGACATCGCTGCGAAAGCACTGGCAGGCCTACCAATTCCTAAAGCAATGCGCTGGGGTAACTCAGACATTCAATTTATCCGTCCAGTGAAAACACTGACAGTACTACTAGGTGATGAGCTTGTTGAAGGCAAAATCCTAGGCGTAGCATCTGCTCGTACTATCCGTGGCCACCGTTTCATGGGCGAACAAGAGTTCACAATCGACTCTGCTGACCAATACCCTGCGATCTTAGAAGAGCGCGGTAAAGTAATGGCAGATTACGATGCGCGTAAAGCGATCATCCTAGCTGATGCTAAAAAAGCAGCAGACGCGGTTGGCGGTATTGCTGACCTAGAAGATGATCTTGTTGAAGAAGTTACCTCTTTGGTTGAATGGCCAGTGGTTCTTACTGCTAAGTTTGAGCAAGAGTTCCTAAAAGTACCTTCTGAAGCTTTGGTTTACACCATGAAAGGCGACCAGAAGTACTTCCCTGTGTATGACGCAGAGAAAAACCTTCTACCAAACTTTATCTTCGTATCTAACATCGAGTCTAAAGAGCCTCGTCACGTTATCGAAGGTAACGAGAAAGTTGTACGTCCACGTCTTGCTGATGCTGAATTCTTCTTCAACACAGACCGTAAGCGTCCGCTGATCGACCGTCTTGCTGAACTAGACCAAGCTATCTTCCAGAAGCAACTGGGCACTATCAAAGACAAAACAGACCGCATCACTGAGCTTGCTGGCTACATCGCTGAGCAAATCGATGCTGACGTTGAAAAGTCTAAGCGTGCTGGCCTTCTAGCTAAGTGTGACCTAATGACTTCTATGGTATTCGAATTTACGGATACTCAAGGTGTGATGGGCATGCACTACGCGACTCACGATGGTGAAGACGAGCAAGTTGCACTAGCACTTTACGAACAGTACATGCCTCGTTTCGCGGGTGATACTCTACCAAGCACAGGTATATCTTCAGCTGTTGCAATGGCAGACAAGCTAGACACTATCGTAGGTATCTTCGGTATTGGCCAAGCACCAAAAGGTTCTGACCCATTCGCTCTACGTCGTGCATCACTAGGTGTGCTACGTATCATCGTTGAAAACGGCTACAACCTAGACCTAACTGATCTGATCGGTAAAGCGAAAGAGCTACTAGGTGACAAGCTAACCAACGACAACGTTGAAGCTGACGTTATCGACTTCATGCTAGGTCGTTTCCGCGCATGGTACCAAGATGCTGGTTTCAGCGTTGATATCATCCAAGCGGTACTAGCACGTCGTCCAACTAAGCCTGCTGACTTTGACCAACGTGTTAAAGCGGTTTCTCACTTCCGTGAACTGGAAGCAGCAGAAGCACTAGCAGCTGCGAACAAGCGTGTAGGTAACATCCTTGCGAAATTCGACGGCGAGCTACCCGCTGAAATCGACCTAACTCTTCTTCAAGAAGACGCAGAGAAAGCACTGGCTGAAAACGTTGAAGTAATGACGGAAGCACTAGAACCAGCATTCGCGACAGGCAACTACCAAGAAGCCCTAAGCAAACTTGCTGACCTACGTGAACCCGTTGATGCATTCTTCGATAACGTAATGGTGATGGCTGATGACGAAGCTCTGAAGAAGAACCGTCTAACGCTACTGAACAACCTACGTAACCTGTTCCTACAAATTGCTGATATTTCTCTTTTACAGAAATAA